A portion of the Lysinibacillus timonensis genome contains these proteins:
- a CDS encoding FtsX-like permease family protein, which translates to MTLSKLFLRSIRKNLKHYYLYFFALIFSVTLCFSFTTLHANPSVQQALEESGTATAGFEAASYVLYFIVTFFVLYANHLFMKRRSKEIGLYQLIGMTKGLIVRLIALENILLFVVAVGIGMLVGYLSSRIFAMILLRIVEIEAMVELSFSIEALKQSSIIFAILLVVILIQMIWMINRVTLLSLFTASKKADERIKRFSLFQIIMGLLGILLVAYGYYESTRLFSIEDEGAMKNLFLNMLLILASTILGTFLFFRFSVAFIMNMIRVRKKGHLTVIDVLAVTPIMHRMKSNAKSLTLITTLTALAIGIASLSYISYYSSGVNARQSSPYDYILINNQGLEFLDRLSQEGIKYETEEYSISEVTINLKELVSGNLKDSPLFSQQVETPVISLSDFHKVQPDVLIDEGEAFLTSYVNVLSEILPLEKEKNIIVHAGDLEIPLYITDIREDYLLSSSVAGGSPVLVVTDKLFNDLELNESVQPTVTTQIGINLLNRSEVEIAESIFENTAEQRQFEREIVEGHPFMDVPDSYEQTRKANIATFGMTIFVSAFLGLAFLLTTGSILYFKQMAEAEDEKESYTTLRKIGFSTSDLMRGIYAKQLFSFGVPLIIGLLHSYFAVKSGWWLFGTEFEAPVIITMSVYIIMYAIFAVLSTQYYKKIVKSSL; encoded by the coding sequence ATGACGCTTAGTAAACTTTTTCTGAGAAGTATACGAAAAAATTTAAAGCATTACTATTTATACTTTTTTGCGCTAATCTTTAGTGTTACCTTATGTTTTTCATTTACAACATTACATGCAAATCCATCCGTTCAACAGGCCCTGGAGGAAAGTGGAACTGCTACAGCCGGGTTTGAGGCGGCTAGTTATGTCCTTTACTTTATTGTTACATTTTTTGTACTATACGCAAATCATCTATTTATGAAGAGAAGAAGTAAGGAAATTGGCTTGTATCAGTTAATTGGAATGACAAAGGGGCTAATTGTAAGGTTAATCGCGCTTGAGAACATTCTCTTGTTTGTAGTAGCTGTTGGAATTGGTATGTTAGTTGGATATTTAAGTTCTCGTATATTCGCCATGATCCTTCTACGCATAGTAGAGATAGAGGCAATGGTTGAACTGTCGTTCTCAATTGAAGCATTAAAACAATCTTCAATTATATTTGCCATTTTATTAGTTGTGATCTTAATTCAAATGATTTGGATGATCAATAGAGTTACTTTATTATCTCTTTTTACTGCATCAAAGAAGGCAGATGAACGAATCAAACGATTTAGTTTATTTCAAATTATTATGGGTTTACTTGGAATTTTGCTCGTAGCATATGGTTATTACGAATCAACACGTTTGTTTAGCATTGAAGATGAAGGTGCAATGAAAAATTTATTTTTAAATATGCTTCTTATTCTTGCATCGACAATTTTGGGTACGTTTTTATTCTTCCGTTTCTCAGTTGCATTTATTATGAATATGATTAGAGTTAGAAAAAAAGGTCATTTAACTGTTATTGATGTATTGGCAGTAACGCCTATTATGCATCGCATGAAATCAAATGCAAAATCATTGACTTTAATTACCACATTAACTGCTCTAGCAATAGGAATTGCAAGTTTATCTTATATTTCTTATTATTCTTCGGGAGTTAATGCAAGGCAATCTTCTCCTTATGATTATATTTTAATTAACAACCAAGGATTAGAATTTTTAGATCGGCTTTCTCAGGAAGGCATTAAATATGAAACAGAAGAGTATAGCATTTCAGAAGTTACAATCAATTTGAAAGAATTGGTAAGTGGAAACTTAAAAGATAGCCCGTTGTTTAGTCAACAAGTAGAGACACCAGTCATTTCATTGAGCGATTTTCATAAAGTTCAACCCGATGTATTGATTGATGAAGGAGAAGCCTTTTTAACAAGCTATGTGAATGTATTATCCGAAATATTACCGCTTGAAAAGGAAAAAAATATTATCGTTCATGCAGGCGATTTAGAAATTCCATTGTATATTACAGACATTCGTGAAGATTACTTATTATCCAGCTCTGTAGCTGGGGGAAGTCCTGTTCTGGTAGTAACAGACAAACTATTCAATGATTTAGAGTTAAATGAATCGGTACAACCAACAGTAACAACTCAAATAGGGATAAACTTATTGAATAGAAGTGAAGTAGAAATAGCAGAGAGTATTTTTGAAAACACTGCAGAACAAAGACAATTTGAAAGGGAGATTGTTGAGGGGCATCCATTTATGGATGTTCCAGACTCCTATGAGCAAACTCGAAAAGCAAATATCGCAACTTTTGGAATGACCATCTTTGTTTCTGCCTTTTTAGGTTTAGCTTTCCTGTTAACAACAGGAAGTATATTATATTTCAAACAGATGGCTGAGGCGGAAGATGAAAAAGAATCTTATACGACATTAAGAAAAATAGGGTTCTCAACATCGGACCTAATGAGAGGTATTTATGCTAAACAGTTATTTAGTTTTGGTGTGCCATTAATCATAGGTTTACTGCATAGTTACTTTGCAGTTAAATCGGGTTGGTGGTTGTTTGGTACAGAATTCGAAGCACCGGTTATTATTACGATGAGTGTATATATTATTATGTATGCAATTTTTGCGGTACTGTCTACTCAGTACTATAAAAAGATTGTTAAAAGCTCATTATAG
- the rplV gene encoding 50S ribosomal protein L22 produces the protein MTQAKAIARTVRIAPRKVRLVVDLIRGKQVGEAVAILRHTPKAASPVVEKVLKSAVANAEHNYELDVNNLVISEVFVDEGPTLKRFRPRAQGRASAINKRTSHITIVVSEKKEG, from the coding sequence ATGACACAAGCTAAAGCTATCGCTCGCACAGTGCGTATCGCTCCTCGTAAAGTTCGTCTAGTTGTAGACTTAATCCGAGGTAAGCAAGTTGGTGAAGCAGTTGCAATTTTACGTCATACTCCAAAAGCGGCGTCTCCAGTCGTTGAAAAAGTGTTAAAATCTGCAGTTGCTAATGCTGAGCATAACTATGAATTAGATGTAAACAACCTAGTTATTTCTGAAGTTTTTGTTGACGAAGGTCCAACATTAAAACGTTTCCGTCCACGTGCGCAAGGACGTGCTAGCGCTATAAACAAACGCACAAGCCACATTACGATCGTGGTATCTGAGAAGAAGGAGGGTTAA
- the rplN gene encoding 50S ribosomal protein L14: MIQQESRMKVADNSGAREVLTIKVLGGSGRKTANIGDIVVCTVKKATPGGVVKKGDVVKAVVVRTKSGVRRKDGTYIKFDENACVIIKDDKSPRGTRIFGPVARELRDSNFMKIVSLAPEVL, encoded by the coding sequence ATGATCCAACAAGAAAGTCGTATGAAAGTTGCTGACAACTCAGGTGCTCGTGAAGTCTTAACAATCAAAGTACTTGGTGGTTCTGGACGTAAAACTGCAAACATCGGTGATATCGTCGTTTGTACAGTTAAGAAAGCAACACCAGGAGGCGTTGTCAAAAAAGGTGACGTTGTAAAGGCTGTTGTTGTACGTACTAAGTCAGGTGTACGTCGTAAAGATGGTACTTACATTAAATTTGATGAGAATGCTTGCGTTATTATCAAAGACGACAAATCACCTCGTGGAACACGTATTTTCGGACCTGTTGCACGTGAATTACGTGATAGCAACTTCATGAAAATCGTTTCTCTAGCTCCAGAAGTTCTTTAA
- a CDS encoding Na+/H+ antiporter family protein translates to MNAVIIAVVVMLVLSLLKVNVVISLVIGALVGGLTGGMTIAETIEAFQAGLGGGAQVALSYGLLGAFAVAISKTGITELLINSILKVVQQNGASGKKVLVKVLIFLFLLLMAIFSQNLIPIHIAFIPLLVPPILKILNMLEIDRRLIACILTFGLITPYIFLPYGFGFIYADIVATQMSLSGLEISISQIPVAMAIPALGMVFGLVLAFFFYRKSRKYKDISEADSVHIDVSIKTRNIFFTLLALIAAVIVQVTTESMIIGALTGIIVLYITGALKWNDADVILSDGMRLMAFIGFVIISANGFSSVVNATGHVEKLVTDTLGILDGNINFAVLLMLIIGLIVTMGIGSSFATIPIIAAIFVPIALELGLSELAIIALIGTAGALGDAGSPASDSTLGPTSGLNVDGQHNHIWDSVVPTFIFYNIPLVIFGWIAIVFVL, encoded by the coding sequence ATGAATGCAGTAATTATAGCAGTAGTCGTTATGTTAGTGTTAAGTTTACTTAAAGTAAACGTTGTCATATCACTAGTTATTGGAGCACTAGTCGGTGGTTTAACAGGTGGTATGACAATTGCAGAAACAATTGAAGCATTTCAAGCCGGATTAGGCGGAGGTGCACAAGTTGCCTTAAGCTACGGGCTATTAGGCGCATTTGCAGTTGCGATTTCTAAAACAGGTATCACAGAATTACTAATTAATAGTATATTAAAAGTGGTTCAGCAAAATGGAGCGTCGGGGAAAAAGGTTTTAGTTAAAGTGCTTATTTTCCTTTTCTTATTATTAATGGCAATCTTTTCACAAAACTTAATTCCAATTCATATTGCTTTCATACCTTTATTGGTTCCTCCAATTTTGAAGATATTGAACATGTTAGAGATAGATCGACGATTGATAGCATGTATACTAACTTTTGGTTTAATTACACCATATATATTCTTACCGTATGGATTTGGTTTCATTTATGCAGATATTGTTGCAACACAGATGTCGTTATCAGGTTTGGAAATTAGTATTTCACAGATCCCAGTAGCTATGGCTATTCCGGCATTAGGTATGGTATTTGGCTTAGTTTTGGCGTTCTTCTTCTATCGTAAATCTAGAAAGTACAAAGATATTTCCGAAGCTGATAGTGTTCATATCGATGTTTCAATAAAAACTAGAAATATATTTTTTACTTTGTTAGCTCTAATTGCAGCGGTAATTGTTCAAGTAACAACAGAATCGATGATTATTGGAGCACTTACAGGAATTATTGTGTTATATATAACGGGTGCATTAAAGTGGAATGATGCTGATGTCATATTATCAGATGGTATGCGCTTGATGGCGTTTATCGGATTTGTAATTATTTCTGCAAATGGCTTCTCTTCAGTTGTAAATGCTACCGGTCATGTTGAGAAGCTAGTAACAGATACTTTAGGTATCTTAGATGGAAATATAAACTTTGCCGTTCTACTTATGCTAATTATTGGATTAATAGTTACAATGGGTATAGGTTCTTCATTTGCGACAATTCCTATCATTGCAGCTATATTTGTTCCGATTGCTTTAGAACTAGGGTTAAGTGAACTTGCAATCATAGCATTAATTGGTACAGCAGGTGCATTAGGTGATGCTGGTTCACCAGCTTCTGATTCAACTTTAGGTCCAACATCAGGACTAAATGTAGATGGACAGCATAATCATATTTGGGACTCAGTTGTTCCTACATTTATCTTTTATAATATTCCATTAGTTATCTTTGGATGGATTGCAATTGTATTTGTCCTATAA
- the rplC gene encoding 50S ribosomal protein L3 yields MTKGILGRKIGMTQVFAENGDLIPVTVIEASPNVVLQKKTVETDGYEAIQVGFEDKRVKLSNKPQQGHVAKANTAPKRFIREFRNANVAEYEVGQEVKVEIFAEGDVVDVTGVTKGKGFQGVIKRHGQSRGPMAHGSRYHRRPGSMGPVAPNRVFKQKKLPGQMGGNVVTIQNLEIVKVDAERNLLLVKGNVPGSKKALVTVKSAVKSK; encoded by the coding sequence ATGACTAAAGGAATCTTAGGTAGAAAAATTGGTATGACACAAGTTTTCGCTGAAAACGGAGATTTAATCCCTGTAACAGTTATTGAAGCTAGTCCAAACGTAGTTCTTCAAAAGAAAACTGTTGAAACTGATGGCTACGAAGCAATCCAAGTTGGTTTTGAAGATAAGCGCGTTAAGCTTTCAAACAAACCACAACAAGGTCACGTAGCAAAAGCGAATACTGCTCCTAAGCGCTTCATTCGTGAATTCCGTAACGCAAACGTTGCAGAGTACGAAGTTGGTCAAGAAGTCAAAGTAGAAATTTTCGCTGAAGGCGATGTTGTTGATGTAACTGGAGTGACTAAAGGTAAAGGTTTCCAAGGTGTAATTAAACGCCACGGACAATCTCGCGGACCAATGGCTCACGGTTCTCGTTATCACCGTCGTCCTGGTTCAATGGGGCCAGTTGCTCCGAACCGCGTATTTAAACAAAAGAAATTACCTGGTCAAATGGGTGGAAATGTAGTTACAATCCAAAACTTAGAAATCGTTAAAGTTGATGCAGAGCGTAACTTACTACTTGTTAAAGGTAATGTTCCTGGTTCTAAAAAAGCATTAGTTACAGTGAAATCAGCTGTAAAATCTAAATAA
- the rplE gene encoding 50S ribosomal protein L5, with amino-acid sequence MSRLKEKYLNEVSPALMSKFEYKSVMQVPKVEKIVINMGVGDAVQNSKALDAAVEELTIITGQKPVVTKAKKSIAGFRLREGMPIGAKVTLRGDRMYEFLDKLIAIALPRVRDFRGVSKKAFDGRGNYTLGVKEQLIFPEIDYDKVSKVRGMDIVIVTTANSDEEARELLTQFGMPFQK; translated from the coding sequence ATGAGCCGCCTAAAAGAAAAATATTTAAATGAAGTTTCTCCTGCTCTAATGAGCAAGTTTGAATATAAATCAGTTATGCAAGTACCAAAAGTTGAGAAAATCGTTATCAACATGGGTGTTGGTGATGCTGTTCAAAACTCTAAAGCATTAGATGCTGCTGTAGAAGAATTAACTATCATTACAGGACAAAAACCAGTTGTAACAAAAGCGAAAAAATCAATCGCTGGTTTCCGTTTGCGTGAAGGTATGCCAATCGGAGCTAAAGTTACATTACGCGGTGACCGCATGTATGAATTCTTGGATAAATTAATCGCTATCGCGCTTCCACGTGTACGTGACTTCCGTGGTGTTTCTAAAAAAGCATTTGACGGTCGCGGTAACTACACATTAGGTGTAAAAGAACAATTAATTTTCCCTGAAATCGATTACGATAAAGTTTCAAAAGTACGCGGTATGGACATCGTGATCGTAACGACTGCGAATTCTGACGAAGAAGCTCGCGAGTTATT
- the rpsS gene encoding 30S ribosomal protein S19, whose translation MGRSLKKGPFVDDHLMKKVEAQESSEKKQVIKTWSRRSTIFPNFVGLTIAVYDGRKHVPVYVTEDMVGHKLGEFAPTRTYKGHGADDKKTRR comes from the coding sequence ATGGGTCGCAGTCTGAAAAAAGGACCTTTTGTCGATGATCATTTAATGAAAAAGGTCGAAGCACAAGAGAGTTCTGAGAAAAAACAAGTTATTAAAACTTGGTCTCGCCGTTCTACTATCTTCCCAAACTTTGTTGGATTAACAATTGCAGTGTATGATGGACGTAAACATGTACCTGTATATGTTACTGAAGATATGGTAGGTCACAAATTAGGCGAGTTCGCACCAACTCGTACTTACAAAGGTCACGGTGCGGATGACAAGAAAACAAGACGCTAA
- the rpmC gene encoding 50S ribosomal protein L29: MKANEIRDLATSEIELKVKSLKEELFNLRFQLATGQLENTARIREVRKAIARMKTVIREREISANN; encoded by the coding sequence ATGAAAGCTAATGAAATTCGTGACCTTGCCACTTCTGAAATTGAATTAAAAGTGAAATCACTGAAAGAAGAGCTTTTCAACCTTCGCTTCCAATTGGCGACTGGTCAATTAGAAAACACAGCTCGCATTCGTGAGGTTCGTAAAGCGATAGCTCGTATGAAAACTGTGATTCGTGAAAGAGAAATCAGTGCAAATAACTGA
- a CDS encoding ABC transporter ATP-binding protein, translated as MAVLIGRKVRKIYGKKSNAQEVLKGIDIEVNEGEFVGIMGPSGSGKTTLLNVLCSIDFPTEGIVEINGQNLREMKEKALADFRREQLGFIFQDYNLLDTLTVKENILLPLSISKLPKVVAENRLKEIVSLLGISDVLSKYPNEISGGQKQRTSAARALIANPTLVFADEPTGALDSKSATALLTNLENINQQKSVTIMMVTHDSVAASFCSRVLFLKDGQIYTELYRGDKTRNQFFQQILSTQSVLGGDGYDA; from the coding sequence ATGGCAGTCTTAATTGGACGTAAAGTAAGAAAAATATATGGAAAAAAGTCTAATGCACAAGAAGTGTTAAAAGGAATAGATATAGAAGTAAATGAAGGTGAATTTGTAGGAATTATGGGTCCTTCTGGATCTGGTAAGACAACCCTATTAAATGTTTTATGTTCTATAGACTTTCCAACAGAAGGAATTGTTGAAATTAATGGACAAAATTTAAGAGAGATGAAGGAGAAAGCATTAGCAGATTTTAGACGTGAACAACTTGGATTTATTTTTCAGGATTACAATTTACTTGATACGTTAACGGTAAAGGAAAATATTTTACTTCCATTATCCATTAGTAAACTCCCAAAAGTTGTTGCAGAAAATCGTTTAAAAGAAATTGTAAGTTTATTAGGAATCTCAGATGTTTTAAGTAAATACCCGAATGAAATATCGGGTGGGCAGAAACAAAGAACATCGGCAGCACGAGCACTCATCGCAAATCCAACCTTAGTTTTTGCAGATGAGCCAACAGGAGCGTTAGATTCGAAATCAGCAACAGCTTTGCTTACTAATTTAGAGAACATTAATCAACAAAAGTCTGTAACCATCATGATGGTCACACACGATTCGGTTGCAGCCAGCTTCTGTTCAAGAGTGCTATTTTTAAAGGACGGTCAGATCTATACAGAGTTATATCGTGGAGATAAGACACGCAATCAATTTTTCCAACAAATTTTAAGTACCCAAAGTGTACTGGGTGGTGACGGTTATGACGCTTAG
- the rpsQ gene encoding 30S ribosomal protein S17 — MTERNQRKVYTGRVVSDKMDKTVTVLVETYKKHKLYGKRVKYSKKFKAHDELNEAKIGDIVRIMETRPLSATKRFRLVEIVEKAVII, encoded by the coding sequence ATGACTGAGCGTAATCAACGCAAAGTTTACACTGGCCGTGTTGTTTCTGACAAGATGGATAAAACAGTAACTGTTCTTGTAGAAACATATAAGAAACACAAATTATACGGTAAACGTGTAAAATACTCTAAAAAATTCAAAGCTCATGATGAATTAAATGAAGCGAAAATCGGTGATATCGTACGTATCATGGAAACTCGCCCACTTTCAGCTACAAAGCGTTTCCGCCTAGTGGAAATCGTAGAAAAAGCGGTTATTATTTAA
- the rplX gene encoding 50S ribosomal protein L24: MHVKKGDKVKVITGKDKGKEGVVLAAFPKQDRVLVEGVNIVKKHIKPNQLNPQGGIVSQEAAIHVSNVMLIDPKSGEPTRVGYKIENGKKVRVAKKSGAVIE, encoded by the coding sequence ATGCATGTAAAAAAGGGCGACAAGGTAAAAGTAATTACTGGTAAAGATAAAGGTAAAGAAGGTGTTGTTTTAGCAGCTTTCCCAAAACAAGATCGAGTACTTGTTGAAGGTGTAAACATTGTTAAAAAGCACATCAAACCTAACCAGTTAAACCCACAAGGTGGTATTGTAAGCCAAGAAGCTGCAATCCACGTTTCGAACGTAATGCTAATCGATCCTAAATCTGGCGAGCCGACTCGTGTAGGTTATAAAATCGAAAACGGCAAAAAGGTTCGTGTTGCAAAAAAATCAGGTGCAGTAATCGAATAA
- the rplD gene encoding 50S ribosomal protein L4 → MTKVSVLSQTGASVGEIELNDAIFGIEPNEAVLFDAVIAQRASLRQGNHKVKNRSEVAGGGRKPWRQKGTGRARQGSIRSPQWRGGGTVFGPTPRSYSYKLPKKVRRLALKSALSAKVGEQNFIVLDALQLNAPKTKDFKAILGNLNLNKKALFVTAEVDENVALSARNIPGVTVLTASGINVLDLVGHEKVVFTKAAVEKVEEVLG, encoded by the coding sequence ATGACAAAGGTATCTGTACTTAGTCAAACTGGTGCTTCAGTTGGTGAAATCGAATTAAACGATGCGATTTTCGGAATCGAGCCAAATGAAGCAGTATTATTCGACGCAGTAATCGCTCAACGCGCTTCTCTACGTCAAGGTAATCATAAAGTAAAAAACCGTTCTGAAGTTGCTGGTGGTGGACGTAAACCATGGCGTCAAAAAGGAACTGGTCGTGCTCGTCAAGGATCTATCCGCTCTCCACAATGGCGTGGTGGTGGTACAGTATTCGGACCAACTCCAAGAAGCTATAGCTATAAATTACCAAAGAAAGTTCGCCGTTTAGCTCTTAAATCAGCTTTATCAGCTAAAGTTGGAGAACAAAACTTCATCGTTCTTGATGCATTACAATTAAATGCACCAAAAACAAAAGACTTTAAAGCAATCTTAGGTAACTTAAACCTAAACAAAAAAGCATTATTTGTTACTGCTGAAGTAGATGAGAACGTTGCGTTATCTGCACGTAACATCCCAGGCGTAACAGTATTAACAGCTTCAGGAATCAACGTTCTTGATCTTGTAGGTCACGAAAAAGTTGTATTTACAAAAGCTGCAGTAGAAAAAGTTGAGGAGGTGCTTGGATAA
- the rplB gene encoding 50S ribosomal protein L2 → MAIKKYKPTSNGRRNMTSSDFAEITATKPEKSLLAPKKRKAGRNNQGKITVRHHGGGHKRQYRIIDFKRLKDGIPGRVATIEYDPNRSANIALINYADGEKAYILAPKGLEVGQTIVSGPEADIKVGNALPLANIPMGTTIHNIELKPGKGGQLVRSAGTSAQVLGREGKYVIVRLQSGEVRLVLATCRATIGQVGNEQHELIHIGKAGRTRWLGKRPTVRGSVMNPNDHPHGGGEGRSPIGRKSPMTPWGKPALGYKTRKKKNKTNKLIIRGRKK, encoded by the coding sequence ATGGCGATTAAAAAGTATAAACCAACCTCAAATGGTCGTCGTAACATGACGTCATCTGACTTTGCGGAAATTACTGCAACAAAACCTGAGAAATCATTGCTTGCACCTAAAAAACGCAAAGCTGGTCGTAACAACCAAGGTAAAATTACTGTTCGTCATCACGGTGGTGGTCACAAACGTCAATATCGTATTATTGACTTTAAACGTTTGAAAGATGGCATTCCTGGACGCGTTGCCACTATCGAATATGATCCAAACCGCTCAGCAAACATTGCATTAATCAATTACGCTGATGGTGAAAAAGCATACATCCTAGCTCCAAAAGGGTTAGAAGTAGGTCAAACTATCGTTTCTGGACCAGAAGCTGATATTAAAGTAGGTAATGCATTACCACTTGCAAACATTCCAATGGGTACAACAATCCATAACATCGAGTTGAAACCTGGTAAAGGCGGACAATTAGTACGTTCTGCTGGTACTTCTGCGCAAGTGCTTGGACGTGAAGGTAAATATGTAATCGTTCGTTTACAATCTGGTGAAGTACGTTTAGTATTAGCAACTTGCCGCGCTACAATCGGTCAAGTAGGTAATGAACAACACGAACTTATCCACATTGGTAAAGCGGGTCGTACTCGTTGGTTAGGTAAACGCCCAACTGTACGTGGTTCTGTAATGAACCCTAATGATCACCCACACGGTGGTGGTGAAGGACGTTCTCCAATCGGACGTAAATCTCCAATGACACCTTGGGGCAAACCGGCTCTTGGTTACAAAACTCGTAAGAAAAAGAATAAAACTAATAAGTTAATTATTCGTGGTCGTAAAAAATAA
- the rpsJ gene encoding 30S ribosomal protein S10: MAKQKIRIRLKAYDHRVLDQSAEKIVETAKRSGASVSGPIPLPTEKSVYTILRAVHKYKDSREQFEMRTHKRLIDIINPTPQTVDALMKLDLPSGVDIEIKL; this comes from the coding sequence ATGGCAAAACAAAAGATTCGTATCCGTTTAAAAGCGTATGATCACCGTGTTTTAGATCAATCTGCTGAGAAAATTGTGGAAACTGCTAAACGTTCAGGTGCAAGTGTATCAGGTCCGATCCCGTTACCAACTGAAAAGTCTGTGTACACAATTCTACGTGCTGTTCACAAGTATAAAGATTCTCGTGAACAATTCGAAATGCGTACGCATAAACGTTTGATCGACATCATTAACCCAACACCACAAACTGTTGATGCGTTAATGAAACTTGACTTACCATCTGGCGTTGATATTGAAATCAAACTTTAA
- the rplP gene encoding 50S ribosomal protein L16 has translation MLLPKRVKYRREHRGNMRGEAKGGKEVTFGEWGLQAQTASWITNRQIEAARIAMTRYMKRGGKVWIKIFPHKPYTKKPLEVRMGSGKGSPEGWVAVVKPGKVMFEIAGVSEEIAREALRLASHKLPVKCKIVKRQETGGESNES, from the coding sequence ATGTTATTACCAAAACGCGTAAAATATCGTCGTGAACACCGTGGGAATATGCGTGGTGAAGCAAAAGGCGGTAAAGAAGTAACTTTTGGTGAATGGGGCCTACAAGCTCAAACAGCAAGTTGGATTACAAACCGTCAAATCGAAGCAGCCCGTATTGCAATGACACGTTACATGAAACGTGGCGGTAAAGTATGGATTAAAATCTTCCCGCATAAACCATATACGAAAAAGCCTCTTGAGGTACGTATGGGTAGCGGTAAAGGTTCACCTGAAGGATGGGTTGCAGTTGTAAAACCAGGAAAAGTAATGTTCGAAATCGCTGGTGTATCTGAAGAGATCGCACGTGAAGCGCTTCGCCTAGCATCACACAAACTTCCTGTTAAATGTAAAATAGTTAAACGTCAAGAAACTGGTGGTGAATCTAATGAAAGCTAA
- the rpsC gene encoding 30S ribosomal protein S3, which translates to MGQKVHPIGLRVGIIRDWESKWYAEKDYATLLHEDIKIRKYIESALKEAAVSKVEIERAANRVNITIHTAKPGMVIGKGGQEVENLRKYLSDTTGKRVHINIVEIKKADLDARLVAENIARQLENRVSFRRAQKQAIQRTIRAGAKGIKTQVSGRLGGADIARAEHYSEGTVPLHTLRADIDYAHAEADTTYGKLGVKVWIYRGEVLPTKKNSVEGGK; encoded by the coding sequence GTGGGTCAAAAAGTACATCCAATAGGATTACGAGTTGGTATTATTCGTGATTGGGAGTCAAAATGGTACGCTGAAAAAGACTATGCGACTTTACTTCATGAAGATATTAAAATTCGTAAATATATCGAATCTGCTTTAAAAGAAGCTGCTGTTTCTAAAGTGGAAATCGAACGCGCTGCAAATCGCGTAAACATTACAATTCACACAGCGAAACCAGGTATGGTAATCGGTAAAGGCGGTCAAGAAGTAGAGAACCTACGTAAATACCTTAGCGATACAACTGGTAAACGTGTACACATTAATATCGTTGAAATTAAAAAAGCAGATCTTGATGCTCGTTTAGTAGCAGAAAACATCGCTCGTCAACTTGAGAACCGCGTATCATTCCGCCGTGCTCAAAAACAAGCAATCCAACGCACAATTCGTGCTGGTGCAAAAGGAATTAAAACACAAGTATCTGGTCGTTTAGGTGGCGCTGATATCGCGCGTGCTGAACACTACAGCGAAGGAACTGTTCCACTTCATACTCTTCGTGCAGACATTGACTATGCTCACGCAGAAGCTGACACAACGTATGGTAAATTAGGTGTTAAAGTATGGATTTACCGTGGTGAGGTCCTTCCTACGAAGAAGAACTCTGTGGAAGGAGGCAAATAA
- the rplW gene encoding 50S ribosomal protein L23 translates to MEARDIIKRPVITERSSELMAEKKYTFEVDVRANKTEVKDAVEEIFGVKVEKVNIMNYKGKYKRVGKFGGYTNKRRKAIVKLTADSNEIEIF, encoded by the coding sequence ATGGAAGCACGTGATATAATTAAACGTCCGGTCATTACTGAGCGTTCTTCTGAGCTTATGGCTGAGAAAAAGTACACTTTCGAAGTTGATGTTCGTGCTAACAAAACTGAAGTGAAAGACGCTGTTGAAGAAATCTTTGGAGTGAAAGTTGAAAAAGTCAACATCATGAACTACAAAGGTAAATACAAACGCGTTGGTAAATTCGGTGGCTACACAAACAAACGTCGTAAAGCAATCGTAAAATTAACTGCTGATTCTAACGAAATCGAAATCTTCTAA